A window of bacterium genomic DNA:
CCAAGGCCCGCGACGAGGGTTTCCGCCAGATCGAGGCCATTTTCCTGGAGACCGCCGACAACGAGCGCGTGCACGCCAAGGGCTTTTTCAAGCACCTGACCGGCGAGCCGGCCACGATCACCGCCATGTACCCCACCGCGATCGGCGACACGGCGCAGAACCTGAAAGCCGCGGCCGAGGGCGAGAACGAGGAGCACACCAAGCTGTATCCCGAGGCGGCCGAGGTGGCGGAGGCCGAGGGCTATCCCGAGGTGGCGTTCCTGTTCCGCGAGGTGGCCAAGGTGGAGCTGGAGCACGAGAAGCGCTTCCTGAAGCTGTTGCACAACGTGGAGGAGGGGTTCGTTTTCAAGCGCGGCGATAAGGTGTTCTGGAAGTGCCGTGTCTGCGGACGGATCATCGAGGCCAAGGCCGCGCCCAAGCGCTGCCCCACCTGCGAGCACCCGCAGGCCGTGTTCGAGCTGCATGTGGAGAACTACTGACAGAGGAATAAGCGAAGATGTAGGGGCGGGTCTCAATCCCGCTGCCAAGCCCCCGGACCGAAAGGCCCGGGGGCTTTTTGTGTAGTGCTGACGGCTTAATCCCCCTCGAT
This region includes:
- a CDS encoding rubrerythrin family protein, with the translated sequence MVKKGSKTEHNLLASFAGESQARNRYTMYAAKARDEGFRQIEAIFLETADNERVHAKGFFKHLTGEPATITAMYPTAIGDTAQNLKAAAEGENEEHTKLYPEAAEVAEAEGYPEVAFLFREVAKVELEHEKRFLKLLHNVEEGFVFKRGDKVFWKCRVCGRIIEAKAAPKRCPTCEHPQAVFELHVENY